GTAAACTGATGGGCTATATTGCCCAAGGTTGAATATCTGAATAAATAATAGTATATAGTCCAAACATGTGcattaccaaaatattgaatttaataagGTTATTGTCGTTATTACAATAGGAAAGAATTATTTTACACTGGTCCTAGCGGTATATCTTTGATTGGGATTGGTCCGGCAGCTGAGGTAATGGTTCCCAAAATAACTGATGACATAATTACAGAAAATGGCGTTTTTCTCTGTGATATGGGATCTCAATATATGTAAGTTTCGTGTTTTTAGATGtttgttttttagttttaaatcaaTTGCCATTAATCAGAGGCCATTGGTTTGACTTTTTGCAGGGATGGTACTACAGACATAGCGCAATCATTCGTGTACGGACCGCCAACTGAAAGACAAAAAGTATATTTAATGCTTGTACATTTACTATTACTGTTATAGCCGAGTTTTTATGGTAAAGACGAGTTTGGAATGCGTATAGAGAACACGATGTGTTCGACAGGTATCACTGCTTTTTCACTCATGGTTTAATGTagtttacttttttattatCCAGAATAGCTGCAcagattgaattaatttatttttgcggTGATTTTTTCTTTTAGGATAATTGTAACAAACCTTGCTATGCGTTTGAACAACTGGTATATATACCATACGAGTCCAAACTTATAAAACCCGAAATGTTAACAAAATCACAGGTATAAATAGCTACTGTAACAAACAACTGTCTTTAAAAGAAGTTCACCGTAATTCATCCTTACCACTTGCAGGGAGGCATGAGTAAACACCGTAATGTAGTGTGCTGCTTGAAGatttgcttttaatttaatagTGCACGTGTAAAAAGTCtttacaaaaaaacccaaaataaaacaaaacacactcAGCAACatgaacaacaacaaaacaaaaagagttatcttctttaatatttattgaatgCAGCAATTGAAATtgcttgtaaaataaatattgaaatgattttttgaaagctATGTCATGAACATCCATTCAATTAcgcaaaaaatttcaataatttataaatgaatatcataattaaaaaaaaaatcatataccttTACTTGAATGTACATTTTACTTGTCAAATGGCGAAAAACAGGATTTTAAGAAaagttttttcttcttatttaaACAGGTTTCCTGGTTAAAAGATTATTACAAAATGGTGGAGAAACTAGTGATTCCCGAACTAAACGCAAGGAACGACACCAGAGCCATCAAGGGGCTTACAGacagaacaaatatattttttttcggtTTGAAACTCATACCTTTGTTCCAAATACGTATATGtattatgtttattatatttattgtttgcCTGTATTCACTTTTCCTACATGTTACAAGTACCTCTTGATAATTTCGATTcataaaatgttgaataaaagttaaataCTCGTTTCTAAATAGATAGTTGGCCGACGACGAAAAGGTATCgtttgttcatatatatttatcagcCACGGACGCTTCATGCAAACAAGATCCCTTTGTCTTTTTCATGGAGTAAATTTTGTTAGTGAATTCTTGTCCACACGATAGATGCCATTTCATTGACTTAACAATTGCACATTAAGGTTCTGTGGTATTATCTCAATAACAATCACCATAATCgtcaatcaaaatttaaaagaaatatatttacattttcaaactCGGATTAATTATGACAgttatgtacaatgtacagtaaTTCGTAATCAATACGTAGCACTATCCCGTTTGCAATTCTACCTCATTGATAAACCCAGCGAAGCAAATATTACAGACTACACCGCTTTTAGTAAATACCGGATGCAAAAACCAAAACCAATAGGCAAATTAAACATGATAGAATACACTACCCACAATTTGTTAATTCCATTTCAATGAATTCACCAATTTAAGAGCATTTTTGatgtaaaaatgcattaatataatttttttcctttatagaGTTCTTAGTTCAATATCTGAAACACGgaaaatcatttgtttaaaattgctGATCATCAGATGACCTCATCAACCTAAATTAAAGGAAAACCTAATTAACGTATAACTATGGGTGTTGTTAAATGTATACTGTACCTAAACTTATTTCGTTCACATAAAAACAGCGAttcattgttttttgttgttaatcTGTATATATACTCATGTTGAACCTCAagtaccagtgaactggtcttgagtgaataaagaattgaaaatgaGTATATAAATTTGCGtacagataaaaaatatttacaaatatgacAACGATGCATGTAcagttgaaaacaaaaaatgtgattatgatttagaatatatatatacatgtatcatgtttaTCTAATAAGATAgagaatgggggggggggggcgctacaAAACCGATTGTATATAGATTTGACTGTATGTGTTATGCAGTATATATTAACACTATATACAAAATGGTGCacttgtattttatacattttatagtgtttgttgtgtatttttgatatattaagaaatattataaTCAATTATTAGCGCAAGAAGCACAGAAAGGgttaataaaagtaaaataatagcatataatttgaaaaagaaattatccAGAATTTTTGTCACATCCTGCCACGTCAGTTCCGGTTCATTGTTTTCAACAGGTGCCTTAACCTTCTCCTCAATATCTTGTCCGTCCACGACATTCTTTTTCTTGCAACAAATACATGATATTTTCCCCACTAATTCACAGAACACTTTGAGATAATGCGGAATCGGTTTGTCCTCAGGACTGTGGTGGCATTTGAGAATGTAGATCGTCAGAAGCACAGAGGTAACTCCCATAGCCAACATGATTATCAAATACACAGCTGAAAGACATAAACGTAAGAATTATTTATCTTGAATCAAATGTATCTTAACAGAGAACGTGATTTCTAGTCTATATTCTGATTGTCTCTATTTTTGGGATTATTCCTGCTTAATTTACGGATGATAGAACCTTAAAGCATGCTAGATATATACATGTCCACGAAATTTAGATTTGGCATTAAGTATCTAGGATCTCAATGCAAATTTCCAAATGAATTGATATcataaattaactttttattcTCGCCACGTATTGACCAGTACTTACAAAGACAAGACGTATTGATGGAAGTGGTGGGAATATTGGCAGACACCAAAGTGAGATAAACAGCAAACGCCAAGAGTGTGGTGAGAGAGTAGCCCATCTTCTCGCCTGAATCCGGAGGCAATTGAAAAACGAAGACACTCAAGGAAGCCAGTAGAATCATGGGAATAATTGTATTCATCACCTGGAAGTATGGTCGGCGCTGAAAATTCAGTTGGAAGCTTATCTGCGGTAGACTGTTGCTGCCAAACGCACGAGTAGAGGACGAAATGCTGTAGGTGGAAAATTCCCACTCCCCACTTGCTTCGTAATAAGTAGTATCCACTTTACTTCCCCTCAAATTGATCTCTATGCTGGTATATCCCCAGGTAGCCAGTGTTATGCTGCAGGTCTGGGTGTCAAAAGGGTAGTAGGTGACATCCGTGGTACACTGCGTTTCGTACACGCCCCCTGGCGTCCATTGCAGGGTACCGTCTTTGGCCACCCGTATAACGACAGTGTTGTCACTAATGACGGCGAGGTCACTCACTCTGTAATAATGATGGATGATATTGTAATGGTGTATAAAACATGCATTCAAATCATCTGATACATCAGTGAtcaatttaaaggaaaaatgtGCATATATTTCTTCGATTGCACTACAACATAAACATTTGCATGGTATGTCACCCAAAGAATACTTTAagacaataaaaattattctcaAGATACTAGTAATCCATGTTGCCATGATCTTGCATCGGAtgtcattttgaatgttttgtttactttcGTTGGGTCGTTTAAGTAGGTCATTTGGAGGAGTCGTTTAGACAGAACTTACGAGTTGGTGACAGAAAGGGAAGGGACCCACACGTAATCCTGGGTAGTATAAAACGCGGGAATATCTGTGCTGTACGTTGGGTTTCCGCTCCAATTCAAGCGGGCGTCAGACCAGTTCTGTATATATTGAATTACATCAATTCAAGTTTCTTTTCCGGTATCGATAAATTAGCTCATAAAAAGCTGTTACGTGTACAAGTgtcaatattcaaaatatttctaaagtcacaaaatattatttaccaGAGACAGAAAGAAAATGCGATGACATATTTTTGTACTAATAAAATCTTACTAATGTAAAGTATCCGGCAATAGACATCATCTGGTCCTTGATGctctatgaaaatataaaaataggaTTCAAATTAGGagtaataatgtaaatgaaaagcgattgaaaacaaaagaaaatgtttactaACGTAATTCGACTAGGACTCACCAAGGAAGTGAGAGTCAACAAATTCAGTTCAGCAGTGACAGCAACTTGCGCTTCCGGTCTGGTGAACCGGTTGTAACTGTTGGTTGTGAAAATGAGGGTTCTAAGGTCGTTTTCCAGGCTATATGAAAACGCTGCATCGCTATTTGAAAACACTGcggaaaaaaaaacacatttaagcTCAAACAAAtcttacattaaaattaattctgaGTTAGGTGCAAAGCTACAGAAGTTCTCTGCAAATTTTACAAGTGAACTCAGTTACGAATGATACGTTATGATACCGTTGTCTGATGGTAATGGATTTAGCAGTAATACTGTGCATTATGATTAAAAGTAGTCATAATACATATTCTTATtgctaaaatcaaaatatgtcaGAGGGACATTACAAGAAAATCGCCGTTTCTCCATACATTGAATAGACACATTGCGCAgttatttgacaaaattaggGTCTAGTTTTCAACATCCCAAATTCTATTAGATATGACATaattattatcataataatatcttttaccacgataaaaattattaatttgaaatatatttgaattcatTGTCGATCTTCGTGTTCGTTTGTGTgtatgtgtttgtgtgtgtgtgaagGGGTGGGGTGGAGAGTGGAGGAGGAAGAGGGTTATCTTTCGATTGTTGGAAGGACACATTTTAGTGCTGCCTTTTCGTAAACTACCCGCCATGAAAAGGTACATCTGGATATTGTAGATCTTTCGAATATTATTGGTATAATTATACCAGCAAGTTCCTTCTTagcaaattgaaatatttctcttaATTTCCCTTTCTTAATATAAGTCTGAAAATACAGTATTTATTACTATCATGTTAAATGTCAGCTTTATCTCTTTGTACTCTCCATTGTGTAAGGTGGACAATAAGTGTTATAGTCTGTAAATACAGAAAATAGCAAGGTCAACATTTTGGACAATTGTCAAAATATCTCTATCTTTTTAAAACCTGTTGCAAAAAGAAAATCACGTTCTGctttagaaatacatttatatatacctaCAAAGGGGGGAACGAACAAAAGTTGAGAacaacaggttttttttctaacattcaaattctTTGAATGTGGAAGAATATTTAAATACACTGCCAAGTTCTTCACTGTATATATAGCTAACTATTACCTTTAAATTTACTACCAAAATAATTACCTTTTATAAAGCGATCGATGTTTTGATTTTACCAGACACTAGAGCAACAGAATAACACTTTTTCGGAccaaagcagttttaaagatttCGTGAGAGCGGGGTCTCACATCGTGACTTCGTTATTCAACCTTTAATTGTTAAAAGGAGTTTAAACTATTACGGCGAGAAAGTCCGAAGGCAATTTCACTTGCTATTATAAACGAGggatttaagtaataaatatgttttatgcgtAGCGTCAATATGTGATTTTTGTTCAAAGACTCGTGCTGTTCTCGATGTCTTggacaaatattgttttttttccaatttagcaataaaaatattaatatattatctCGAATTAACTTTCAATGACGTATTATATCTTAACCAATACCTTGCATTAAAGGTTAAATGAAGTTATATCCTCTGTATACACAAAATTTCGTTTCGATACAAAGTCAGTGCCCCAAAAAATGAAAGGTGATTTTGTATTCCCATAGAGGATTTATACATCAGCACagtatacaaaatgaaaaaccaACCCGTCATGAATGATAAATAAAGATTACAAGATATTTTTGAGTGTCTGGATTAAACATTCATGTGACGTAATGTTATATAAAGTGTGGAGGGAATAACAGAGAGTTGTGTTTTTGTTACACGTTGACGTTAAGTCTCCTGTCAGATTCCATAAAAATCCACACTGTTATAGCAAGTTGTTTGAGAACGTTCATAGACGCGTCTATTTCTTTAACCACTTAATTTTAGCAATCTAAACTCTGGTTTTCTACGATTTGGTCTAGTTCCATTCTTCTCAATATCCTccataatttaaatgttgattgatattaaataaagcgTGCCATTACCGTATTGTAGGTTACCTCCCCTTACTTTGATATATATCACTCTTTGTCGCTATTTttgaattgttgttttttttatatttttcagcaatagataaaaatattcagacgtATAAGGTGAtgctttatataatttttttttattttatcgttatttcacaaactagttttaataaaagtagagatatttgagaattAGCTATTTTGATTTTGGGTCAATACATCCCGTTGACGGCGGACTGAGGcagagaaatatcagccccGAGGGCGATACAGCCCTAGCTTTTGGTTGCTGTCTCATGTTGTCCAAAAACACGTGTGTGAGAggtatataatacatgtatatgtaaatatctaCAGATTAACGTTTCCATAAAAAAGAAACTTAGGCAAAAGCTCTGAATTCCTATAGTGTAAATGTAttgattaataaaacaatataatacatgtaattatacttCCACGATACACCCAACAGTctttcatgtacatttatagTTTTTGTTGTTTCCTTTTGTTGGCTTGTTTAGTTTAATTTTATTCTACTAtgtcttacccccccccccccccttccccccacCCCTTCCTAAAAAAATTGGTCGGTGAAAAATAACTTGAGGAGAGAAATTATGTTCATGACAACTGACGAACAGACAGGCGTACATACTGGTCATTATCACTTCAGGGTTCCTGCAGAGTAAGatctaaattaaaattttaactaTTAACAATGAGGTCGTAATTTATCGTTGTCGACAACTTATATCTGATATAattatactgtacatgtaaaattttgttttactatCGATAAATGTTTCTGGAAACCGTTATTTACAAGGTAAGATGGTCAAACAAAATTTCTGACAATCTTAATAATGTTACACTTCTCTCAACAGGTAGCACTTAAAGCATATCTCCCGATGGGATTTGAACCAGACCAGAGGggtattttataattcattctACCACTGCGCCATTCAATATACAGATATTGTCCAAAGATGATTGAAAAGCAAGCGAACTAGTAATATATTATTTCCGAAAACCGGGGGTACTCGAACATATggaaaatttcttaaatttctaATCAAGATCAATTGTTGAACGTTAATGAATGAAATCAATTATTCACAGCTCAATGCAGTTCGCCACACCATCTTTCATGGAAACGACATGTCCACCAAATTTCTTTCTTATTCAAGTTTCGTTAGTTTGATAAAGTTATTCCATATGCACAGATACCACTTACctgatgataataaaataaatgtctgAAGCAGTGAATTCATGACCGTTGATATATTATCCACCGTTATTAATGGAACTGCAAATTGCAAGCATTTGCGGTTAGGTCTTCCAGGAGGTGTCAGCAATATTCAAAAACTGAAGCGAACTCGTAAACACAGGAGATAATAACCTGAGAAAAAAAGACTAAACTGAGTACAGGGACAGGGTTTAACTTTAAATCCAGTCTAGTTGAACGTCTGTGGGTAGATGAACCTGTCACTTTAAACCGTCAATTACAATGGTTTAAATGACACGAAGTAACGTTAGCAGGATACGAAAACCCTGATTGTCAGTAGGTCTGAAACTCATCAGTGCACAAAAATCCTTTCAATTGGTGATTGGTGACCGTCGGTACTTCTTCTATAGTTGGCATAATCAATAcgaattaatttgttaattacttaaacaaacaaaagactCGTATTTATTTAGACATTTCTTTGTTTCAGCCCCGTGAACACAAAAACTCGATGATATCGgataattgaaaattaattacatgtaattgacatTTTCCATCGACTTCTTCTCGTGATAATATTCTGTCAACTCCCCTGAGATCAAgttctttattaactttaagctATACAGCTCATcagtacaataaatataaacaatatacacgtaCAGGTAGGTTAACAGGAGAATGTGGCAGAAGTGTACATACTATGATATCAACATCTAATTTGCATTAAGTAAatcttttcttaatttcaaaccAAAGTGAATAAATTTACCCAGATTACATAGTtcctttacattttcaacattaaaaagttGCAGAAGTTTACACATTGAAGGTTTTTTCCAGTAATAAGgcttaatgtattttttgcgaTAGCCTTCGTATATGggacatattaaaataaaatgaaattcatcttcaatagaatttgaacataaaaaacaatttctattgtgtctttcaatattataaaatcgaCCTGTTTCTATCGACAATTGATGTGAAGACAACCTGAATCTGGAAATacacttttgatatttgtttggaataggtttccttaaataaaattgtaaattatgggTGGCAATTAGGTATTTGAAAAAAGAGCATTTACTAGAAATATCtagttgagaaaaaatatactgtGTAGCTTGGTCAAAAATACGTTGCTTAACAACAATGAGATCTGCagctgttattttttgtttttcccaCAATTCAAACATACCCAGATtgcataaaaaatctttaacatgATACAACCAGTTTTTTGCATTATGTTTTTCGACACAGTCATATAGTGTATAATAGCAATGTTgaataatacaattattatggTACAGTATTTTTTTCCAGAACTTAACTATGTTGAACATTCTTTGGTACATCAGAGGACAGCGTCCTAATTCAGAATAAACTGCTACATTACAAGTTGACCTTTTAACTCCCaagatatgtttacaaaaatcaaGATGAAGTTTCTCAATATTAGGATCATAGAAAAGCGTTTTTATGGCGACTACTTTGTACACCTGACGGTTAAAGCCATCACACATACATGATCTTTGACAGGTCAGCATTATAGATAAaaggtattaaagcccaaaaattcgagtctattattttagtATAGATGTTTACTATTTAAGTTTGACTTTTAAAGCGTTGTTGTTATTTGATCCTAAGGGCATTTATAGGGTATTTATAGGTGACCGTTACACTGAATGAATaccatttttaatgattttgatttattggaaaagagagagagagagagagagagagagagatagagagagagagagagagagagagagagagagagagagagagagagattccgTTACCCGAAACGTTAGAAAAGTAGCGtttgtttagaaatatatatacactatgGCCAAACAAGGttgaaatatatctatatataattttatatcctttttaaattaaaaaaaaatatgtcgaCTTAAGTTACGCAGAcccagaaaatgtaaatgacaaccacatattaccggtgactcgaGTGATTTGTTCTTGAGCTATTTATGtaccaataaataaacaaaaaatcactcatacatgtatgatgaattgtaaataaatacatgtacaaaatcttaATGCATTAAATGCAAGCATTGAACGGAAAAAAAGTACACGCATTccataaaataactttcaactttatttcccgcatagctggtaatggcatcgtgatttcacatgaacaAAAATCACTCGTGCGAAAAACGTGCACAGAAGCTGATCTttggttctatacacaacaggtgttattgtcttTCTTTGGTTTTCAGCAGTTATTGTACTTTACAACTAACTCTGTATATTTGTACACGAGATGCCGGtattcacacctttccacgGGCACCTGTTAGGTTACTCATCACAATctgtcgtgtgtatagtctgaatatatcttacttctactttgttagtttcatggcttttcttaatttctaaaaaacaaaagaaccGTCTGTAGAAATGGACACAAACAACTACACGAaagactatcggcgcgtggatccgTGGAACAATTCAGCGACTCTATACATGCGGGATTTTCACATATTAACTTgcgataaaaatatcatttaccggGAACATTAATGTAccaaaaaaatgatgaattaaattataaatagttGAATGAgataataagtacatgtaagcaCAAACACagctcttttaaaatttattttcaatcttatatgtgtgatgtgaaatagcgtcgaaattttaacCGCCGAGATCAATCTATATGTACATCGTCCGCtgtacaaacttttagtcattgtgttgaaatcgttgtgaaaaccatgagtctaaaataaatgaattcaatccatacaaataaaaatctaataattccAAATGGTTTGCACACAATCACATACACcctcacagagagagagagagagagagagagagagagagagagagagagagagagagagagagagagagagagagagagagagagagagagagagatggataaaaataaatcactaaAACGAATGAatggatattttgatttttgtcacGAACACATGATGATAAGAAAGCACGAgcaaaaaaaacttaaaaatctcATTAAAAAGTCACTAGTTCTGATTTTTACGTTATCCACTTGGATATTGacccaaaatacatgtaaggaCCTTTGCACCTATTAATCTTCCAAAATTTTGACCTTGTTTCATCGATGAATGTCACCGAATTCAATTTAAAGAGGCCCTCCAAactctccaaactgaacttttattctgcagccacatcaacttctgaccagaccggccattgCGATAGAAAATGCtaaactcaatttcattggttaatattcctgatggtccaatcagaatcagtctttctcgaagacgtcaaaatggctggCCCTGTCAAAAGTTGATGTgactgcagaataaaagttcagtttggagagtatttaaggaattttatcggaattgaaggatgtaagtagcgtgcgtttgatgtgagatttaaaaagattagtgcgaatgtttctcgacttgttgcaatactgctgttgtcatactAGGCAAAACCctatcgtgagccctggaccggtaaatgtccgagtaaaaataaactgccGACTTCGAGaaaataatgacgtatatctccgctattttaagacccatcaacttgaaattcggcatgagtgtatcttagacattacttttcagaaaaaaagatgCATATTGGatatgttgtaaaaaataattgatttattaggcttttgaaacgagctggtagtttttcaTCTGGGtgagagttcgacccctttctttatttatggttacattgaaattaatgttaaaacgggcttggcccctgtgtcTTGAACaagcataaaaaaacaaatagaaaaaaacccacaaaaacaAAAGGTTCCGCCGCTTATGATACTTACATTTGAAGGAGATTATtagacttatacatgtacatcttagAAAATGGTCAATGAAAGGGAGATAACACTCTCGATACACTGTAGAAGCCTGCATAaattcattcataaaaagattgataaaataaatatttttggcaaaaacgatagaaaaaaatatttttgtgatttgtgtataatttatgcaagttatttattaattatgttAAGTAAATAATAGATCTTAaagtaaacttaaaaaaaaataatcaattagaATCTTCGAACAACGATAGTTCTCATCTTCAGCATACtttttacattgaattattttCGATGTGTCAACCTTGGTTTGTGGAGAATTTCTATCATCGTATATTACACCTCTTTGCAGAAAATCAATCGTGAAATAGCTTTAGATCGACTCAATTGTAGGTTCAgttgaataattttatttcctttCTCGAGAATATTGAATTCGGATACTTCGAACCTCTCAAAACGGTATTTTGATAAGATGATCATGAGTAATCctttgataaaatgtaaaccttctttaaaataaattatcagaGGAAACCAAACTTCTATCACAGGTACTTGAGGACAGAACCCCACCCAACCCCCGAATTCTATCACAGGTACTTGAGGACAGAATCCCACCCACCCCCCGATTTCTATCACAGGTACTTGAGGACAGAACCCCACACAACCCCCGATTTCTATCACAGG
The nucleotide sequence above comes from Magallana gigas chromosome 2, xbMagGiga1.1, whole genome shotgun sequence. Encoded proteins:
- the LOC105339065 gene encoding acetylcholine receptor subunit beta, with the translated sequence MNSLLQTFILLSSVFSNSDAAFSYSLENDLRTLIFTTNSYNRFTRPEAQVAVTAELNLLTLTSLSIKDQMMSIAGYFTLNWSDARLNWSGNPTYSTDIPAFYTTQDYVWVPSLSVTNSVSDLAVISDNTVVIRVAKDGTLQWTPGGVYETQCTTDVTYYPFDTQTCSITLATWGYTSIEINLRGSKVDTTYYEASGEWEFSTYSISSSTRAFGSNSLPQISFQLNFQRRPYFQVMNTIIPMILLASLSVFVFQLPPDSGEKMGYSLTTLLAFAVYLTLVSANIPTTSINTSCLSVYLIIMLAMGVTSVLLTIYILKCHHSPEDKPIPHYLKVFCELVGKISCICCKKKNVVDGQDIEEKVKAPVENNEPELTWQDVTKILDNFFFKLYAIILLLLTLSVLLALIIDYNIS